A single genomic interval of Phocoenobacter uteri harbors:
- a CDS encoding NCS2 family permease — MNFIKSYFGIDGQNTTIKKEVIAGLTTFLTMAYIIFVNPNILSTTGMDKGAVFVATCLAAATGCFIMGFVAKLPVALAPGMGLNAFFTYSVVLGMGYTWQIALGAVFLSGCVFLLLGIFKVRKWIINAIPKGLKQGIVAGIGAFLAFIAMQNSGIIVDNPAVLVGLGKFTFSSSMALLGFLLITALSHFRITGAVTIGVLSIAIISLLAGYTQYSGFVSMPPSITPTLMQLDIAGAFNIGMVSVIFAFLFVDLFDTSGTLIAVAKQSKLMDEEGEIKNLDKALLADATATITGSLYGTSSTTSYIESTAGVVAGGRTGLVAVVVGALFLLSLFFAPLAGMIPAYATAGAILYVSVLMLESLTDLNWKDIREFAPAVVCTITTPLTYSIADGITIGFISYTALQILTGKFKEINAVVWVLTAILVLKITGLLDMIFATLGTM, encoded by the coding sequence TATTGATGGTCAAAACACCACGATTAAAAAAGAAGTAATCGCTGGATTAACCACTTTTTTAACGATGGCGTATATCATTTTTGTGAACCCGAACATTTTATCCACCACAGGAATGGATAAAGGGGCGGTGTTTGTTGCGACCTGCCTAGCTGCGGCAACAGGCTGTTTCATTATGGGCTTTGTGGCAAAATTACCTGTCGCTCTCGCACCAGGTATGGGATTAAACGCGTTCTTTACTTATAGCGTGGTTCTCGGTATGGGATACACTTGGCAAATCGCCTTAGGTGCAGTCTTCCTTTCTGGCTGTGTGTTCTTATTATTAGGTATTTTTAAAGTTCGCAAATGGATTATCAATGCGATTCCAAAAGGATTAAAACAAGGGATTGTGGCAGGTATCGGGGCTTTCCTTGCGTTTATTGCAATGCAAAATTCGGGCATTATCGTCGATAACCCAGCGGTGCTTGTCGGACTTGGCAAATTTACGTTCTCATCATCAATGGCACTACTCGGCTTTTTACTGATTACCGCATTAAGCCATTTCCGCATCACAGGAGCGGTTACTATCGGGGTGCTATCTATTGCGATTATTAGTTTGCTCGCAGGATACACACAATATTCTGGCTTTGTTTCTATGCCACCTTCAATCACACCAACCTTAATGCAACTTGATATTGCAGGGGCATTTAATATTGGTATGGTGAGTGTTATTTTTGCTTTCTTATTCGTTGATTTATTTGATACGAGTGGCACGCTCATTGCCGTTGCAAAACAATCTAAATTGATGGACGAAGAAGGTGAAATCAAAAATTTAGATAAAGCCTTATTAGCAGATGCAACCGCAACCATCACCGGTTCATTATATGGTACATCATCAACAACCAGTTATATTGAAAGTACTGCCGGTGTAGTTGCAGGCGGTCGTACAGGTTTAGTCGCTGTCGTGGTCGGTGCACTTTTCTTATTAAGTTTATTCTTTGCTCCGTTAGCAGGAATGATTCCAGCTTATGCAACAGCGGGAGCCATTTTATATGTTTCAGTGCTAATGCTTGAATCATTAACGGATCTTAACTGGAAAGACATTCGCGAATTTGCACCTGCCGTTGTATGTACTATCACCACACCACTTACCTACTCTATCGCAGACGGTATCACAATTGGCTTTATTTCTTACACCGCTTTACAAATTTTAACGGGTAAATTTAAAGAAATAAATGCAGTGGTATGGGTATTAACTGCAATTTTAGTACTTAAAATTACAGGGCTATTAGATATGATCTTTGCAACATTAGGCACAATGTAA
- a CDS encoding ATP-grasp domain-containing protein: MSKPHIGFLGPQPYMKQAIDEMNKHLVVHELNPTTWKDEEMEAIAQECRDKNITAVAGFAQKDAFHHILINERLGNPVPSRLAFLYCMNKYLMRTLEANPFWFDYVDPLAETDEEIIAKIAEWPFMLKNTSLSLGRGIFKIKNEDDLRAVLKSYREDTKLQELIAYQNKEYMKGIPESELPPVIPPFIAEHMVDMNVAIEYCYEGYITAEGEIVHYALTEEVYFSNHQALGYVTPPISIDSDMANKIEAWVDDYMGRFADLGYKGQFFNLEFWIMPDGTIALTEINPRAAHSYHYNYLYSFGDSLYEDNLKLAATGKKVSDETPWTKWRQGGDFLYTLIVLITSNEMGNVSDILDYDYVAQLEQEGVLIRHTRQKDDVLTAEDMTAAGVMLQQMWITGKTKQDVIAREHEIRAKIFKNKDKVAGCDYPEYWSL; this comes from the coding sequence ATGTCTAAACCTCATATTGGATTTTTAGGTCCACAACCTTATATGAAACAGGCAATCGATGAAATGAATAAACACCTTGTGGTACACGAGCTAAATCCAACCACTTGGAAAGATGAAGAAATGGAAGCAATTGCACAAGAATGTCGAGATAAAAATATTACTGCTGTCGCTGGTTTTGCACAAAAAGATGCGTTTCATCATATTTTAATCAACGAACGTTTAGGCAATCCAGTGCCTTCTCGTCTTGCATTTTTATATTGTATGAACAAATATTTAATGCGTACTCTTGAAGCAAATCCATTCTGGTTTGATTATGTTGATCCATTAGCGGAAACCGATGAAGAAATCATCGCAAAAATTGCAGAATGGCCATTTATGTTGAAAAACACCTCCCTTTCATTAGGTCGTGGTATTTTCAAAATCAAGAATGAAGATGATTTACGTGCCGTTTTAAAAAGCTACCGTGAAGATACAAAATTACAAGAGCTAATCGCTTATCAAAATAAAGAATATATGAAAGGTATTCCTGAAAGTGAATTACCACCGGTGATCCCACCATTTATCGCAGAGCATATGGTTGATATGAACGTGGCGATTGAATATTGCTACGAAGGTTATATCACCGCAGAAGGTGAAATCGTTCATTATGCGTTAACTGAAGAAGTCTATTTTTCAAATCACCAAGCATTAGGTTATGTTACACCACCGATCAGCATTGATTCTGATATGGCAAACAAAATTGAAGCGTGGGTTGATGATTATATGGGACGCTTTGCGGATCTTGGCTATAAAGGACAATTCTTCAACCTTGAGTTCTGGATTATGCCAGACGGCACAATTGCCTTAACAGAAATCAATCCTCGTGCAGCACACAGCTACCACTATAACTACTTATATTCATTTGGCGATTCACTTTATGAAGATAACTTGAAACTGGCTGCGACAGGTAAAAAAGTGTCTGATGAAACCCCTTGGACAAAATGGCGTCAAGGTGGCGACTTCCTTTATACGTTAATCGTGTTAATTACCTCAAATGAAATGGGTAATGTGAGTGATATTTTAGATTACGACTATGTTGCACAATTAGAGCAAGAAGGTGTGCTAATTCGTCACACTCGTCAAAAAGATGATGTGCTAACCGCAGAAGATATGACCGCAGCGGGCGTAATGTTACAACAGATGTGGATTACGGGTAAGACCAAACAAGATGTGATCGCCCGTGAACACGAAATCCGTGCGAAAATCTTTAAAAATAAAGATAAAGTAGCAGGGTGTGATTATCCTGAGTATTGGTCTTTATAA